The Myxococcota bacterium genome has a segment encoding these proteins:
- the greB gene encoding transcription elongation factor GreB, with the protein MAGKGHYITREGRAALAAELDRLWRIERPRVTREVQVAAAHGDRSENAEYIYGKKRLREIDRRVRFLQKRLDELTVVDAPPARRDRVFFGAWVTLEDDDGEERVYRIVGPDEFDAARGFVSMDSPIGRALLGRAVGDEVVVRRPKGEAAFEIVAIGYEPPAEARA; encoded by the coding sequence ATGGCGGGCAAGGGCCACTACATCACGCGCGAAGGGCGCGCCGCGCTCGCGGCCGAGCTCGACCGGCTCTGGCGCATCGAGCGACCGCGTGTGACGCGCGAGGTGCAGGTCGCCGCCGCGCACGGCGACCGCTCCGAGAACGCGGAGTACATCTACGGCAAGAAGCGGCTGCGCGAGATCGACCGGCGCGTCCGCTTCCTGCAGAAGCGGCTCGACGAGCTGACGGTCGTCGACGCTCCTCCCGCGCGTCGCGATCGCGTGTTCTTCGGCGCGTGGGTGACGCTCGAGGACGACGACGGCGAGGAGCGCGTGTACCGCATCGTCGGCCCCGACGAGTTCGACGCGGCGCGCGGCTTCGTGAGCATGGACTCGCCGATCGGGCGCGCGCTGCTCGGGCGCGCCGTCGGCGACGAGGTCGTCGTGCGCCGGCCGAAGGGCGAGGCCGCGTTCGAGATCGTCGCGATCGGCTACGAGCCGCCCGCCGAGGCGCGCGCGTGA
- a CDS encoding gamma-glutamylcyclotransferase, with protein MTSPDPLWIFGYGSLVWRPDFAFAESHPARIEGYRRAFWQGSTDHRGVPGAPGRVVTLVPESGAHCVGRAFRVASGLEAAVLEALDHRERGGYARFAVDAHLAAPPPARCASVRALAYAATPANPNYLGPADAASIAREVRAARGPSGANVDYVLELAAALRALGADDAHVFEIERLVLAERGP; from the coding sequence GTGACGTCGCCCGACCCGCTCTGGATCTTCGGCTACGGCTCGCTCGTCTGGCGGCCCGACTTCGCGTTCGCGGAGAGCCACCCCGCGCGCATCGAGGGCTACCGGCGCGCCTTCTGGCAGGGCTCGACCGACCACCGCGGCGTGCCGGGTGCGCCGGGGCGCGTCGTGACCCTCGTGCCCGAGTCGGGGGCCCACTGCGTGGGGCGCGCGTTCCGCGTCGCCTCGGGGCTCGAGGCCGCGGTGCTGGAGGCGCTCGACCACCGCGAGCGCGGCGGCTATGCGCGCTTCGCGGTCGACGCCCACCTGGCCGCGCCCCCGCCCGCGCGCTGCGCCTCCGTGCGCGCGCTCGCCTACGCCGCGACGCCCGCGAACCCGAACTACCTCGGCCCGGCCGACGCCGCGTCGATCGCGCGCGAGGTGCGCGCGGCGCGAGGCCCGTCGGGCGCGAACGTCGACTACGTGCTCGAGCTCGCGGCCGCGCTGCGCGCGCTCGGGGCCGACGACGCGCACGTGTTCGAGATCGAGCGGCTCGTGCTCGCGGAGCGCGGGCCGTGA
- a CDS encoding cyclic nucleotide-binding domain-containing protein, whose amino-acid sequence MAPTPRGRAPDDFADPLELRADPRIASDTPARVFTSDFRGSLPAQLRDLSVHGACIATASPFAFKSIERVELALPSGPLAVRASGRWQRDEEADDVVLTGVAFDGIEPETYDRLWEAVVHGGHVLARFLLECCDLPELALEDAIGLAQVTRRRSVPVGRAIYRQGDADAGTHSFFLVWSGEVALTLRIRNAIERETARLQRGGAFGGLPLVAGAPHAESAIAATDCELLEIDAGSFAYLRTARPWLGLRMGQVLLRTNAQRLLRVLDEATR is encoded by the coding sequence GTGGCTCCGACTCCGCGCGGGCGCGCGCCCGACGACTTCGCCGACCCGCTCGAGCTGCGCGCCGACCCCCGCATCGCGTCGGACACGCCCGCGCGCGTCTTCACGAGCGACTTCCGCGGCTCCCTCCCGGCCCAGCTCCGCGATCTGAGCGTCCACGGCGCGTGCATCGCGACGGCCTCGCCCTTCGCCTTCAAGTCGATCGAGCGCGTCGAGCTCGCCCTGCCCTCGGGCCCGCTCGCGGTGCGCGCGAGCGGCCGCTGGCAGCGCGACGAGGAGGCCGACGACGTGGTGCTCACGGGCGTCGCGTTCGACGGCATCGAGCCCGAGACGTACGACCGGCTGTGGGAGGCCGTGGTCCACGGCGGACACGTGCTCGCGCGCTTCCTTCTCGAGTGCTGCGACCTCCCCGAGCTCGCGCTCGAGGATGCGATCGGCCTCGCGCAGGTGACGCGGCGGCGCAGCGTCCCGGTCGGCCGCGCGATCTACCGGCAGGGCGACGCCGACGCGGGCACCCACTCGTTCTTCCTCGTCTGGAGCGGCGAGGTCGCCCTCACGCTCCGCATCCGCAACGCGATCGAGCGGGAGACGGCGCGCCTGCAGCGCGGCGGCGCGTTCGGCGGCCTGCCGCTCGTCGCCGGCGCGCCGCACGCGGAGTCGGCGATCGCCGCGACCGACTGCGAGCTGCTCGAGATCGACGCCGGCTCGTTCGCCTATCTGCGCACGGCGCGGCCGTGGCTCGGCCTGCGCATGGGCCAGGTGCTGCTGCGCACCAACGCGCAGCGTCTGCTCCGCGTCCTCGACGAGGCCACGCGCTAG
- a CDS encoding sulfotransferase, protein MQDRLVFLIGSMRSGSTMLARMLGAHPAIHSPAEPHLVTPLAHLGYYEKVEKAAYEPHITQQAMREIVRALPRGEDDYLDAMRALTDTLYERLLAPTGRTHLLDKTPAYALVLDFLAKLYPRAKYVVLTRHPMAVWSSYVESFFDGDHEAAHRHNPMLERYVPPIARFLRERPVPLVHVRYEELVRDPEAQARRICEHLELPFEPGMIEYGEQEGGRTRTARGLGDPIQAGKESRPTTKSLAKWARELAGQTAKIEQCEQILGRLYDEDLATWGFERAAIAAELAAIPREGGAVRRKPLDAHTLERRLLVWLRRDIHRNALGRLVRKVRDACDVLLR, encoded by the coding sequence GTGCAGGATCGACTCGTCTTCCTGATCGGCTCGATGCGCTCGGGCTCGACGATGCTCGCGCGCATGCTCGGCGCGCACCCGGCCATCCACTCGCCCGCGGAGCCCCACCTCGTCACGCCGCTCGCCCATCTCGGCTACTACGAGAAGGTCGAGAAGGCGGCCTACGAGCCGCACATCACGCAGCAGGCGATGCGCGAGATCGTGCGCGCGCTCCCGCGCGGCGAGGACGACTACCTCGACGCGATGCGCGCGCTCACCGACACGCTCTACGAGCGGCTGCTCGCGCCGACCGGCCGCACCCACCTGCTCGACAAGACGCCCGCCTACGCCCTCGTCCTCGACTTCCTCGCGAAGCTCTACCCGCGCGCGAAGTACGTCGTGCTGACGCGCCACCCGATGGCCGTCTGGTCGAGCTACGTCGAGTCGTTCTTCGACGGCGACCACGAGGCCGCCCACCGCCACAACCCGATGCTCGAGCGCTACGTGCCGCCGATCGCGCGCTTCCTGCGCGAGCGGCCCGTGCCGCTCGTGCACGTGCGCTACGAGGAGCTCGTGCGCGACCCCGAAGCGCAGGCGCGCCGGATCTGCGAGCACCTCGAGCTGCCCTTCGAGCCCGGGATGATCGAGTACGGCGAGCAGGAGGGCGGCCGCACGCGAACGGCGCGCGGGCTCGGCGACCCCATCCAGGCCGGCAAGGAGAGTCGCCCGACGACGAAGTCGCTGGCGAAGTGGGCCCGGGAGCTCGCCGGGCAGACGGCGAAGATCGAGCAGTGCGAGCAGATCCTCGGGCGCCTGTACGACGAGGACCTCGCGACCTGGGGCTTCGAGCGCGCCGCGATCGCCGCCGAGCTCGCCGCCATCCCGCGCGAGGGCGGCGCGGTGCGGCGCAAGCCGCTCGACGCGCACACGCTCGAGCGGCGCCTGCTCGTGTGGCTGCGCCGCGACATCCACCGCAACGCGCTCGGGCGGCTCGTGCGCAAGGTGCGCGACGCGTGCGACGTGCTCCTGCGGTAG
- a CDS encoding GH1 family beta-glucosidase: MARIRFPDGFHWGAATAAYQIEGGWRADGKGESIWDRFAHTEGRVRGGDTGDRACDSYHRLRDDVALLRAMHCTSYRFSIAWPRLQPNGRGRAQDAGVDYYRRLCDALLDAGIRPFPTLYHWDLPQALEDAGGWAVRDTAFRFADYAELVARALGDRVECFSLLNEPAVFTTFGYLVGLHAPGRRDADAFWAATHVANLAQAEGFRAMKATLPAARIGSAFSFSPCEPAGDAEADAAAAERWHRFANEWFVRPALDGAYPALFPVEELLPRLRARPDDLARLAVPLDFVGANVYVRTRVAAVDGGPLGIDAAPAIAPSAGDGPRTDFGWEVWPDALRDVLVWLTRAFTRDGAKPVLEVTESGCSYADGPDAEGHIRDERRIDYHRAYLEAVHRAIEAGADVRGYHAWSLLDNFEWSEGYAQRFGLAWVDFETGERTLKDSGRWYAEVAATGGFDT, translated from the coding sequence ATGGCGCGCATCCGTTTTCCCGACGGCTTCCACTGGGGCGCGGCGACCGCCGCCTACCAGATCGAGGGAGGCTGGCGCGCCGACGGCAAGGGCGAGTCGATCTGGGACCGCTTCGCGCACACGGAAGGTCGCGTGCGCGGCGGCGACACCGGCGACCGCGCGTGCGACTCCTACCACCGGCTGCGCGACGACGTCGCGCTGCTGCGCGCGATGCACTGCACGAGCTACCGCTTCTCGATCGCCTGGCCGCGCCTGCAGCCGAACGGCCGCGGGCGCGCGCAGGACGCGGGCGTCGACTACTACCGGCGGCTCTGCGACGCGCTGCTCGACGCCGGCATCCGTCCGTTCCCGACGCTCTACCACTGGGACCTGCCGCAGGCGCTCGAGGACGCGGGCGGCTGGGCGGTGCGCGACACCGCCTTCCGCTTCGCGGACTACGCGGAGCTCGTCGCGCGCGCGCTCGGCGACCGCGTCGAGTGCTTCTCGCTCCTGAACGAGCCCGCCGTGTTCACGACCTTCGGCTACCTCGTCGGCCTGCACGCGCCCGGGCGGCGCGACGCGGACGCCTTCTGGGCGGCGACGCACGTCGCGAACCTCGCGCAGGCCGAGGGCTTCCGCGCGATGAAGGCGACACTTCCCGCCGCGCGCATCGGCAGCGCGTTCAGCTTCTCGCCGTGCGAGCCGGCGGGCGACGCCGAGGCCGACGCGGCGGCGGCCGAGCGGTGGCACCGCTTCGCGAACGAGTGGTTCGTGCGGCCGGCCCTGGACGGCGCCTACCCCGCCCTGTTCCCCGTCGAGGAGCTGCTGCCGCGGCTGCGCGCCCGTCCCGACGACCTCGCGCGCCTCGCCGTACCGCTCGACTTCGTGGGCGCCAACGTCTACGTCCGCACGCGCGTCGCGGCCGTCGACGGCGGACCGCTCGGGATCGACGCCGCGCCCGCCATCGCGCCCAGCGCGGGCGACGGGCCGCGCACGGACTTCGGCTGGGAGGTGTGGCCGGACGCGCTGCGCGACGTGCTCGTGTGGCTGACGCGCGCGTTCACGCGCGACGGCGCGAAGCCCGTCCTCGAGGTCACCGAGAGCGGCTGCAGCTACGCGGACGGGCCCGACGCGGAGGGCCACATCCGCGACGAGCGCCGCATCGACTACCACCGTGCGTACCTCGAGGCCGTGCACCGCGCGATCGAGGCCGGCGCCGACGTGCGCGGCTATCACGCGTGGTCGCTGCTCGACAACTTCGAGTGGAGCGAGGGATACGCCCAGCGCTTCGGCCTCGCGTGGGTCGACTTCGAGACGGGCGAACGAACGCTCAAGGACTCGGGCCGCTGGTACGCAGAGGTCGCGGCGACGGGTGGGTTCGACACCTGA
- a CDS encoding protein kinase — protein MSDPAAEQDETGPGSRTRTVASPHVDSGARAVRPEPRRRRPRPAREETGARPQPGDVLHADFRYQIVRRLGRGGFGSVYMARCLDAGEPGAPPAHVAIKVLGSSRDPRAASALKRELAALLAIEDDRIPKVYDWSLDGENAFVAMQYFAAGSLADAWPFLDHRDEQQVWRLITDLLQALSAAHRAGILHLDLKPSNVLLDGDGGFVLTDFGVSQAARMSKGLLHQGKVAVGLGTHGYRAPEQDKLSLKDFDLRTDLWGVGATAWALYTGIDLNKRQEVLRRAEDGYVYGLPLLSDVAISCPPPLEEVVMSLLFIDPDRRPGGASQVLAQVRAIASGFGLDSQTVASARRSATDPTQVQAVIDAIVDPLWSSISKAPGFDRYFAKYEDGEVLASHVDGGFHTFLLLSGTVEVVRNDAVVDIEDREGAMLCAISTLTGAPRELTLRARGTVWTCVFNEAELEQLITCNSSVAVRMLRQLAKRVASGPPRHGSAAD, from the coding sequence GTGTCGGACCCCGCCGCAGAGCAGGACGAGACCGGCCCCGGAAGCCGGACGCGCACCGTCGCGAGCCCCCACGTCGACTCGGGGGCGCGGGCGGTCCGCCCGGAGCCCCGCCGCCGACGACCCCGCCCGGCGCGCGAGGAGACGGGCGCGCGGCCGCAGCCCGGCGACGTCCTGCACGCGGACTTCCGCTACCAGATCGTGCGTCGACTCGGCCGCGGCGGCTTCGGCTCCGTCTACATGGCGCGGTGCCTCGATGCGGGCGAGCCCGGAGCGCCGCCCGCCCACGTCGCGATCAAGGTGCTCGGCTCGAGCCGCGACCCGCGCGCCGCGAGCGCGCTCAAGCGAGAGCTCGCGGCGCTGCTCGCGATCGAGGACGATCGCATCCCCAAGGTCTACGACTGGAGCCTCGATGGCGAGAACGCGTTCGTCGCGATGCAGTACTTCGCCGCCGGGAGCCTCGCCGACGCGTGGCCCTTCCTCGACCACCGCGACGAGCAGCAGGTCTGGCGCCTGATCACCGACCTGCTGCAGGCGCTCTCCGCCGCGCACCGCGCGGGCATCCTCCACCTCGACCTCAAGCCCTCCAACGTGCTGCTCGACGGCGACGGCGGCTTCGTGCTCACGGACTTCGGCGTCTCCCAGGCGGCGCGCATGTCGAAGGGCCTGCTGCACCAGGGCAAGGTCGCCGTCGGCCTCGGCACGCACGGCTATCGCGCGCCCGAGCAGGACAAGCTCTCGCTCAAGGACTTCGACCTGCGAACGGACCTGTGGGGCGTCGGCGCGACGGCGTGGGCGCTCTACACGGGCATCGATCTGAACAAGCGGCAGGAAGTGCTGCGACGCGCCGAGGACGGCTACGTCTACGGTCTCCCGCTGCTCTCGGACGTCGCGATCTCCTGCCCGCCGCCGCTCGAGGAGGTCGTGATGAGCCTCCTCTTCATCGATCCCGACCGCAGGCCCGGCGGCGCCTCGCAGGTGCTCGCGCAGGTGCGCGCGATCGCGAGCGGCTTCGGCCTCGACTCGCAGACGGTCGCGTCCGCGCGCCGCTCCGCCACCGACCCGACGCAGGTGCAGGCCGTGATCGACGCGATCGTCGACCCGCTGTGGTCGTCGATCTCCAAGGCGCCCGGCTTCGACCGCTACTTCGCGAAGTACGAGGACGGCGAGGTCCTCGCGAGCCACGTCGACGGCGGCTTCCACACGTTCCTGCTGCTGTCGGGAACGGTCGAGGTCGTGCGCAACGACGCGGTCGTCGACATCGAGGACCGCGAGGGCGCGATGCTGTGCGCGATCTCGACGCTGACGGGCGCGCCGCGCGAGCTCACGCTGCGCGCGCGCGGAACGGTCTGGACCTGCGTGTTCAACGAAGCCGAGCTCGAGCAGCTCATCACGTGCAACTCGTCGGTCGCCGTGCGCATGCTCCGGCAGCTCGCGAAGCGCGTGGCGTCGGGCCCGCCCCGCCACGGAAGCGCTGCCGACTGA
- a CDS encoding ABC transporter permease/substrate-binding protein → MSGPWAELPGLALAHLQLVLVALGLGAAIAIPLGVVASRRARTEALALGTAGVLQTVPSLALLALMVPLLAVASGATERALGFALPSIGFLPAALALTLYGLLPMLRNTVAGLRGVDPALREAALGVGMTPRQSLVRVELPLALPVIVAGVRTATVWIVGTATLATPVGAASLGNLIFAGLQTRSFGSVVAGSAAAAALALVLDGIVRALERGVAERSRARVALAGAALAALVAIAIAPLAVRGVDGARAPRRAIAIGAKSFTEQYVLAAVLAQWIERETGRPTRAVESLGSTVAFDALRDDAIDVYVDYSGTIWATVFHEPGLPSDRGDVLAQVRARLARDYGVRVAAALGFENTYAIAMREARARELGIETIGDFARHSPALAMAGDYEFFGREEWRALVARYDIRLRQRRAMDASLMVPALVQGEVDAISAYSTDGRIASLGLRVLRDEKGVIPPYDAIVLASARLAREEPAVLAALARLDGAIDAERMRRMNDAVEGEGRAPAEVAAELVAERLGAAAPDDAGRGRD, encoded by the coding sequence GTGAGCGGGCCGTGGGCCGAGCTGCCGGGGCTCGCCCTCGCGCACCTGCAGCTCGTGCTCGTCGCGCTCGGGCTCGGCGCCGCGATCGCCATCCCGCTCGGCGTCGTCGCGTCGCGTCGCGCGCGCACCGAGGCGCTCGCGCTCGGGACCGCCGGCGTCCTCCAGACCGTGCCGAGCCTCGCGCTGCTCGCGCTCATGGTGCCGCTGCTCGCGGTCGCGAGCGGTGCCACCGAGCGCGCGCTCGGCTTCGCGCTCCCGAGCATCGGATTCCTTCCCGCGGCGCTGGCGCTCACGCTCTACGGGCTGCTCCCGATGCTGCGCAACACGGTGGCCGGGCTGCGCGGCGTCGATCCGGCGCTGCGCGAGGCCGCGCTCGGCGTCGGCATGACGCCGCGGCAGAGTCTCGTGCGCGTCGAGCTTCCGCTCGCGCTCCCCGTGATCGTGGCCGGCGTGCGGACGGCGACGGTCTGGATCGTCGGCACCGCGACGCTCGCGACGCCCGTCGGCGCGGCGAGCCTCGGCAACCTGATCTTCGCGGGACTGCAGACGCGGAGCTTCGGCTCGGTCGTCGCCGGGAGCGCGGCGGCTGCCGCGCTCGCGCTCGTGCTCGACGGGATCGTGCGCGCGCTCGAGCGAGGCGTCGCGGAGCGCAGCCGCGCGCGCGTCGCACTCGCGGGCGCCGCGCTCGCGGCGCTCGTCGCGATCGCGATCGCGCCGCTCGCCGTGCGAGGCGTCGATGGGGCACGCGCGCCGCGCCGCGCGATCGCGATCGGCGCGAAGTCGTTCACCGAGCAGTACGTGCTCGCAGCGGTGCTCGCGCAGTGGATCGAGCGCGAGACGGGGCGCCCGACGCGCGCGGTCGAGTCGCTCGGATCGACGGTCGCCTTCGATGCGCTCCGCGATGACGCGATCGACGTGTACGTGGACTACTCCGGCACGATCTGGGCGACCGTGTTCCACGAGCCCGGGCTCCCGTCCGATCGCGGCGACGTGCTCGCGCAGGTTCGCGCGCGGCTCGCGCGCGACTACGGCGTGCGCGTCGCCGCCGCGCTCGGCTTCGAGAACACCTATGCGATCGCGATGCGCGAGGCGCGCGCGCGCGAGCTCGGGATCGAGACGATCGGCGACTTCGCCCGGCACTCCCCCGCGCTCGCCATGGCGGGCGACTACGAGTTCTTCGGGCGGGAGGAGTGGCGCGCCCTCGTCGCGCGCTACGACATCCGCCTTCGCCAGCGACGCGCGATGGACGCCTCGCTCATGGTGCCCGCGCTCGTCCAGGGCGAGGTCGACGCGATCAGCGCGTACTCGACCGACGGCCGGATCGCCTCGCTCGGGCTCCGCGTGCTCCGCGACGAGAAGGGCGTGATTCCGCCCTACGACGCGATCGTGCTCGCGAGCGCGCGTCTCGCGCGCGAGGAGCCCGCCGTGCTCGCGGCGCTCGCGCGGCTCGACGGCGCGATCGACGCGGAGCGGATGCGGCGGATGAACGACGCCGTCGAAGGAGAGGGGCGAGCGCCCGCCGAGGTCGCGGCCGAGCTCGTCGCTGAGCGGCTCGGGGCCGCGGCGCCGGACGACGCGGGCAGGGGGCGCGACTAG
- a CDS encoding DUF4262 domain-containing protein, giving the protein MDEIDLRVRRDVDTFGWHVAKIAGDDAAPPWAFSIGLEERFAHPEVVVFGMELDVLHRLVNHVGDEVRRGRVFVDGERAERVLAHHPPVFRSVRPCWHEAFLGNAGWFYRGRPFRALQCFWPDANGALPWEPGFDAAWQGRQPFLFEEDEARALGPGLAAVLRAEGAL; this is encoded by the coding sequence GTGGACGAGATCGACCTGCGCGTCCGGCGCGACGTCGACACCTTCGGCTGGCACGTCGCGAAGATCGCGGGCGACGACGCCGCGCCGCCGTGGGCGTTCTCGATCGGGCTCGAGGAGCGCTTCGCCCACCCCGAGGTCGTCGTGTTCGGAATGGAGCTCGACGTGCTCCACCGGCTCGTCAACCACGTCGGCGACGAAGTGCGGCGCGGCCGCGTGTTCGTCGACGGCGAGCGCGCGGAGCGCGTGCTCGCGCACCACCCGCCCGTCTTCCGCAGCGTCCGCCCGTGCTGGCACGAGGCCTTCCTCGGCAACGCCGGCTGGTTCTACCGCGGGCGCCCGTTCCGCGCGCTGCAGTGCTTCTGGCCGGACGCGAACGGTGCGCTGCCGTGGGAGCCGGGCTTCGACGCGGCCTGGCAGGGACGCCAGCCCTTCCTGTTCGAGGAGGACGAGGCGCGCGCGCTCGGGCCCGGGCTTGCCGCCGTGCTGCGCGCCGAGGGCGCGCTCTAG
- a CDS encoding ABC transporter ATP-binding protein has product MIALRGLARHYGGRAVVDGIDLDVAARELVVLIGASGCGKTTTLKMINRLVEPTAGSVHVAGRDASQVPAHELRRRIGYGFQRVGLFPHMTVGENVAVTPRLLGWDAGRIAARVDALLELVRLPPREFRDRDPAELSGGQRQRVGLARALAAEPEVLLLDEPFGALDPITRDHLQQELAAIRDELALTIVFVTHDMGEALLLADRIAVLDAGRLVRVGTPAELLAAPGSDRVAELLSTPERQLARIEALRAAAARPGSA; this is encoded by the coding sequence GTGATCGCGCTCCGCGGCCTGGCGCGGCACTACGGCGGACGCGCGGTGGTCGACGGCATCGACCTCGACGTCGCGGCGCGCGAGCTCGTGGTGCTGATCGGCGCGTCGGGCTGCGGCAAGACGACGACGCTCAAGATGATCAACCGGCTCGTGGAGCCGACCGCGGGGAGCGTGCACGTCGCCGGTCGCGACGCGTCGCAGGTGCCGGCGCACGAGCTGCGGCGGCGCATCGGCTACGGCTTCCAGCGCGTCGGCCTCTTTCCGCACATGACCGTCGGAGAGAACGTCGCGGTCACGCCGCGGCTCCTCGGCTGGGACGCCGGGCGCATCGCGGCGCGGGTCGATGCGCTGCTCGAGCTGGTGCGGCTCCCGCCGCGCGAGTTCCGCGACCGCGATCCGGCGGAGCTCTCGGGCGGGCAGCGTCAGCGCGTGGGCCTCGCGCGCGCGCTCGCCGCAGAGCCCGAAGTGCTGCTGCTCGACGAGCCGTTCGGCGCGCTCGACCCGATCACGCGCGACCACCTGCAGCAGGAGCTCGCGGCGATCCGCGACGAGCTCGCGCTCACGATCGTGTTCGTCACGCACGACATGGGCGAGGCGCTGCTGCTCGCGGATCGCATCGCGGTGCTCGACGCGGGGCGGCTCGTGCGCGTCGGCACGCCCGCCGAGCTGCTCGCGGCGCCGGGCAGCGATCGCGTGGCCGAGCTGCTCTCGACACCCGAGCGTCAGCTCGCGCGCATCGAGGCGCTGCGGGCCGCCGCCGCGCGCCCGGGCTCCGCGTGA
- a CDS encoding CvpA family protein — MLFDLALVALLAVFVAIGAWRGAIASFTSLAGLAIGYVAGFQAALRGGEAAARGLGVAPALGPLVAGTAGFVAALVLVGVAGFFAKRWDAERRGGLPRSGLDRVGGAVFGGLRGAVLAALLAWLGMFAAAAREVAPDGPLAALPSAEGSLAAGLTEVAVEQVVEGALGDDPASRVIARVAARPGERLRAVQTLLDDPRVRAVQEDAFFWTLVENGASERALNRMSFYRIAHDPEMRATFADLGFVSAAAAGDSNAFRDELRVVLDVVGARIKGIKQDPEIQALARDPEILAMLESGNTFGLVAHPRIQALASRLAADAPGGGSAAAGEPAPEAAGASASDAPDPRPREPRSALSPAASGRRAIPAASDVARR; from the coding sequence ATGCTCTTCGACCTCGCGCTCGTCGCTCTGCTCGCCGTCTTCGTCGCGATCGGCGCCTGGCGCGGCGCCATCGCCTCCTTCACGAGCCTCGCGGGCCTCGCGATCGGCTACGTCGCGGGCTTCCAGGCGGCGCTGCGCGGCGGCGAGGCCGCCGCGCGCGGGCTCGGGGTCGCGCCGGCGCTCGGCCCGCTCGTCGCCGGCACGGCGGGCTTCGTGGCGGCGCTCGTCCTGGTCGGCGTCGCGGGCTTCTTCGCGAAGCGCTGGGATGCCGAGCGGCGGGGCGGGCTCCCGCGCTCGGGCCTCGACCGCGTGGGCGGCGCCGTCTTCGGCGGCCTTCGCGGCGCGGTGCTCGCCGCGCTGCTCGCCTGGCTCGGGATGTTCGCGGCCGCGGCGCGCGAGGTCGCGCCCGACGGTCCGCTCGCGGCGCTGCCCTCGGCCGAGGGGTCGCTCGCCGCGGGGCTCACCGAGGTGGCGGTCGAGCAGGTGGTCGAGGGCGCGCTCGGCGACGACCCGGCGTCGCGCGTGATCGCGCGCGTCGCGGCGCGGCCCGGCGAGCGGCTGCGCGCCGTGCAGACGCTGCTCGACGACCCGCGCGTGCGCGCCGTGCAGGAGGACGCGTTCTTCTGGACGCTGGTCGAGAACGGCGCCAGCGAGCGCGCGCTCAACCGCATGAGCTTCTACCGGATCGCCCACGACCCCGAGATGCGAGCCACCTTCGCCGACCTCGGCTTCGTGAGCGCGGCGGCGGCCGGGGATTCGAACGCCTTCCGGGACGAGCTGCGCGTCGTGCTCGACGTCGTGGGGGCCCGGATCAAGGGCATCAAGCAGGACCCGGAGATCCAGGCGCTCGCGCGCGACCCGGAGATCCTCGCGATGCTCGAGTCGGGCAACACGTTCGGGCTCGTCGCGCACCCGCGCATCCAGGCGCTCGCATCGCGACTCGCGGCCGACGCGCCGGGGGGTGGCAGCGCGGCCGCCGGCGAGCCCGCTCCCGAGGCGGCGGGCGCGAGCGCGTCCGATGCTCCGGATCCGCGGCCGCGCGAGCCGCGCTCCGCGCTCTCTCCGGCCGCGTCCGGCCGGCGCGCGATCCCCGCCGCGAGCGACGTCGCGCGTCGCTAG
- a CDS encoding DUF502 domain-containing protein — MASGPELRWDSMLTRLWHGLREATRRYFVAGLLAFAPLAITFWAISWAVKWLDNLLLPRLVGWIFPSVAEAPHLPPFVGALFTFGVILLAGVFVRHFFGHQIVRLSEQVLERVPVARSIYAAVKQLFEAVFRSEETARNFNRVVLVEYPRKGVYALAFTTGPAEGALADAVGDGYLNVFVPTTPNPTSGFFLLARREEIVEIDLPVEEAFKVIMSAGIVQPPSRSRRVATLSPEVVARAVGD; from the coding sequence ATGGCCAGCGGACCCGAGCTCCGGTGGGATTCGATGCTGACGCGCCTCTGGCACGGACTCCGCGAAGCGACGCGCCGCTACTTCGTCGCCGGCCTGCTCGCCTTCGCCCCGCTCGCCATCACCTTCTGGGCCATCTCCTGGGCCGTGAAGTGGCTCGACAACCTGCTCCTGCCGCGGCTCGTCGGATGGATCTTCCCGAGCGTCGCGGAGGCGCCGCACCTTCCGCCGTTCGTGGGCGCGCTCTTCACGTTCGGCGTGATCCTGCTCGCCGGCGTCTTCGTGCGGCACTTCTTCGGCCACCAGATCGTGCGCCTCAGCGAGCAGGTGCTCGAGCGCGTGCCGGTCGCGCGCAGCATCTACGCCGCCGTCAAGCAGCTCTTCGAGGCCGTGTTCCGCTCCGAGGAGACCGCGCGCAACTTCAACCGCGTCGTGCTCGTCGAGTACCCGCGCAAGGGCGTCTACGCGCTCGCGTTCACCACCGGCCCGGCCGAGGGTGCGCTGGCGGATGCGGTCGGCGACGGATACCTGAACGTCTTCGTTCCGACGACGCCGAACCCGACGTCGGGCTTCTTCCTGCTCGCGCGGCGCGAGGAGATCGTCGAGATCGACCTGCCCGTCGAGGAGGCCTTCAAGGTGATCATGTCGGCGGGCATCGTGCAGCCGCCGTCGCGGTCGCGGAGGGTCGCGACGCTCTCGCCCGAGGTCGTCGCGCGCGCCGTCGGCGACTGA